One region of Ornithinibacter aureus genomic DNA includes:
- a CDS encoding uroporphyrinogen-III synthase, producing the protein MSPTRSTSPSTPRTPAQVAFVGAGPGDTGLLTVRASELLAAADAVVIDQVARHDVVERWCAPGTLVVDAGHGDHGENLTHASRAKLVVRAAKAHPGGLVVRLMDGDPAVFNGLAEEATACVKAGVSFEVVPGVSSVTAVPSYAGVPLTSASSTGVHVLVAGARGVDLTGALDPKVTVVVIGAPDKAAQTFDALIAAGRDGATPVAVTERGTSTDQRTVTTTLSSAGATMADGRFPVLAVVGSTVTMRGTLSWFESKPLFGWEVLVPRTKEQSASTLARLQRHGAQAKVVPTISVEPPRTPQQLERAVKGMVTGRYEWVGFTSVNAVRAIREKFDEFGLDARSFAGLRVAAVGGVTAQALRDWGITPDLVPTGEQSALGLLEVWPAFDPDLDPIARVFLPRADIATETLVAGLQDIGWEVDDVTAYRTVRAAPPPASVRDAIKNGSFDAVLFTSSSTVRNLVGIAGKPHPTTVVACIGPATAKTAEELGLRVDVLPPVANAEALVDALADHGRSLALAAQEAGEVVLRPSQRRPGSRRRAT; encoded by the coding sequence GTGAGCCCCACGCGTTCGACCTCCCCCTCCACCCCCCGCACGCCGGCCCAGGTGGCCTTCGTCGGCGCCGGGCCCGGCGACACCGGGCTGCTCACCGTGCGCGCCAGCGAGCTGCTCGCCGCTGCGGATGCCGTCGTCATCGACCAGGTGGCGCGGCACGACGTCGTCGAGCGGTGGTGCGCACCCGGCACCCTCGTCGTGGATGCCGGCCACGGCGACCACGGTGAGAACCTCACCCACGCGTCGCGCGCCAAGCTCGTCGTGCGGGCGGCGAAGGCGCACCCGGGCGGTCTCGTCGTGCGCCTCATGGACGGTGACCCCGCAGTCTTCAACGGGCTCGCCGAGGAGGCCACCGCCTGCGTGAAGGCAGGGGTGTCCTTCGAGGTGGTTCCGGGCGTCAGCTCGGTCACGGCCGTTCCCTCGTACGCCGGGGTGCCGCTGACGTCGGCCAGCTCCACCGGGGTGCACGTCCTCGTCGCCGGGGCTCGCGGCGTCGACCTCACGGGCGCGCTCGACCCCAAGGTCACCGTCGTCGTCATCGGGGCACCGGACAAGGCCGCCCAGACCTTCGACGCCCTCATCGCCGCCGGTCGTGACGGGGCAACTCCCGTCGCCGTCACCGAGCGCGGCACGAGCACCGACCAGCGAACCGTGACGACGACGCTGTCCTCTGCCGGCGCGACGATGGCCGACGGCCGCTTCCCCGTGCTGGCCGTCGTGGGGTCCACTGTCACCATGCGCGGGACGTTGTCGTGGTTCGAGAGCAAGCCGCTGTTCGGGTGGGAGGTGCTGGTGCCCCGCACGAAGGAGCAGTCGGCCTCGACGTTGGCCCGCCTCCAGCGCCACGGGGCGCAGGCCAAGGTCGTGCCGACGATCTCGGTGGAGCCCCCGCGCACGCCGCAGCAGCTGGAGCGCGCCGTCAAGGGCATGGTCACCGGGCGCTACGAGTGGGTGGGCTTCACGTCCGTCAACGCCGTGCGGGCGATCCGTGAGAAGTTCGACGAGTTCGGGCTCGACGCGCGTTCGTTCGCGGGTCTGCGCGTCGCCGCGGTCGGGGGCGTCACCGCGCAGGCCCTGCGCGACTGGGGGATCACCCCCGACCTCGTGCCGACCGGTGAGCAGTCGGCGCTCGGCCTGCTCGAGGTCTGGCCCGCCTTCGACCCCGACCTCGACCCGATCGCCCGGGTGTTCCTGCCGCGTGCCGACATCGCGACCGAGACGCTCGTCGCCGGACTCCAGGACATCGGCTGGGAGGTCGACGACGTGACGGCCTATCGCACCGTGCGCGCGGCCCCGCCGCCCGCGTCGGTTCGCGACGCCATCAAGAACGGCTCCTTCGACGCCGTGCTGTTCACGTCGAGCTCGACCGTGCGCAACCTCGTCGGCATCGCGGGCAAGCCGCACCCGACCACGGTCGTCGCGTGCATCGGCCCGGCCACGGCCAAGACCGCGGAGGAGCTCGGCCTGCGGGTCGACGTGCTCCCCCCGGTCGCCAACGCCGAGGCGCTCGTCGACGCACTGGCCGACCACGGCCGCTCGTTGGCCCTGGCGGCCCAGGAGGCCGGCGAGGTCGTCCTGCGCCCGAGCCAGCGTCGTCCGGGTTCGCGCCGCCGCGCCACGTGA
- the hemC gene encoding hydroxymethylbilane synthase codes for MSMLRLGTRRSALATTQSSWVADQLRALGHEVELVEVSTEGDRDQTTPLAQLGGTGVFVSALRAALVDGRVDLAVHSLKDLPTTPDPDTVVAAIPVREDPRDALVARDGLTLGELPARSRVGTGSPRRRAQLEALGLGLVVTGLRGNVDTRMRQVTEGHLDAVVLAAAGLRRLGRLDAVSELLDPIQMLPAPGQGALAVEVRADDAHTASLVAVLDDHDTRACTTAERALLAELEAGCSAPVGALAEVVEGVDGPELSLRAVVTSHDGTADLRRSLVGDPATPADLGRRLAHLLLEDGAAQLMSDSPTTDHSPTTDHPATERAL; via the coding sequence CTGAGCATGCTCCGCCTCGGAACCCGCCGATCCGCCCTCGCGACGACGCAGTCGTCGTGGGTGGCCGACCAGCTGCGTGCGCTCGGCCACGAGGTCGAGCTCGTCGAGGTCAGCACCGAGGGCGACCGCGACCAGACCACCCCGCTGGCCCAGCTCGGCGGCACCGGTGTCTTCGTCTCCGCCCTGCGGGCCGCCCTCGTCGACGGGCGCGTCGACCTGGCTGTGCACTCGCTGAAGGACCTGCCGACCACGCCTGACCCCGACACCGTGGTCGCCGCGATCCCCGTGCGCGAGGACCCCCGCGACGCCCTCGTCGCCCGGGACGGACTCACGCTCGGCGAGCTGCCTGCGCGGTCGAGGGTCGGCACGGGCTCCCCGCGCCGTCGTGCCCAGCTCGAGGCCCTGGGCCTCGGCCTCGTCGTCACCGGGCTGCGCGGCAACGTCGACACCCGGATGCGGCAGGTCACCGAGGGACACCTCGACGCCGTCGTGCTCGCGGCCGCAGGCCTGCGCCGACTCGGACGCCTCGACGCCGTCAGCGAGCTGCTCGACCCGATCCAGATGCTCCCGGCCCCCGGCCAGGGGGCGCTCGCGGTGGAGGTCCGCGCGGACGACGCGCACACGGCATCCCTCGTCGCCGTGCTCGACGACCACGACACCCGCGCGTGCACCACGGCCGAGCGGGCGCTGCTCGCCGAGCTCGAGGCCGGGTGCTCCGCCCCCGTCGGCGCACTCGCCGAGGTCGTCGAAGGCGTCGACGGCCCTGAGCTCTCCCTGCGAGCCGTCGTCACCTCGCACGACGGGACGGCTGACCTGCGCCGCTCGCTCGTCGGGGACCCCGCCACCCCCGCAGACCTCGGCAGGCGCCTCGCGCACCTGCTCCTCGAGGACGGCGCAGCCCAGCTGATGTCCGACAGCCCCACGACCGACCACTCCCCAACGACCGACCACCCCGCCACGGAGCGTGCCTTGTGA
- a CDS encoding glutamyl-tRNA reductase: MSLVVLGLSHHGAPLSLLESVALDPDARTALEQAVLRSEHVTEAVVVSTCNRTEVYAECLTFHGALTDITAALADTCSVDRADLQPHLFVHYEDRGIAHVFNVASGLDSMAVGEAQILGQVRRSLARAQRHGHVGPALNTVLQQALRVAKRVHTETGIDLVSGSLVQAGLARAQAALGPIGDLSVLVVGAGGMGALAATTVARAGARTVVVANRNHDRARTVADRVGGTSRHLADLGAALVEADVVISSTGAPGRVITAADVARARASRGGRPQVYVDLALPHDIDLAVADLPGATRVGLAELGEDLSSAGSAPQVAQAGDLVTAEVAAYLMARSAEAVAPTVTALRSHAGALVEEELRRLERRTPGLSDAERGEVRRAVERVVDKLLHTPTVRVKELAQDGQGGSYARALNELFDLDPRDVSLVSAPPTLPEED, translated from the coding sequence ATGAGCCTGGTCGTCCTCGGGCTGTCGCACCACGGTGCACCCCTGTCACTCCTGGAGTCGGTCGCCCTGGACCCCGACGCCCGCACCGCCCTCGAGCAGGCGGTGCTGCGCTCGGAGCACGTCACCGAAGCCGTCGTCGTGTCCACGTGCAACCGCACCGAGGTCTACGCCGAGTGCCTGACCTTCCACGGCGCCCTGACCGACATCACGGCGGCGCTGGCCGACACCTGCTCGGTCGACCGGGCGGACCTGCAGCCGCACCTGTTCGTGCACTACGAGGACCGCGGCATCGCCCACGTGTTCAACGTCGCCTCAGGCCTGGACTCGATGGCCGTCGGCGAGGCCCAGATCCTCGGCCAGGTGCGCCGCTCCCTGGCTCGCGCCCAGCGCCACGGCCACGTCGGCCCCGCCCTGAACACCGTGCTCCAGCAGGCCCTGCGGGTCGCGAAGCGCGTGCACACCGAGACCGGCATCGACCTCGTGAGCGGCTCGCTCGTGCAGGCCGGACTGGCCCGCGCGCAGGCCGCCCTCGGACCGATCGGCGACCTGTCCGTGCTCGTCGTCGGCGCCGGCGGCATGGGCGCCCTCGCCGCGACCACCGTGGCCCGTGCCGGGGCGCGCACCGTCGTCGTCGCGAACCGCAACCACGACCGGGCGCGCACGGTGGCCGATCGGGTGGGCGGCACCTCGCGCCACCTCGCCGACCTCGGCGCCGCCCTCGTCGAGGCCGACGTCGTCATCTCCTCCACCGGCGCTCCGGGGCGGGTCATCACCGCCGCCGACGTCGCTCGTGCGCGCGCGTCGCGCGGTGGACGCCCGCAGGTCTACGTCGACCTCGCGCTGCCCCACGACATCGACCTCGCCGTTGCCGACCTGCCCGGCGCCACCCGTGTCGGCCTCGCCGAGCTCGGCGAGGACCTCTCGAGTGCCGGGTCAGCGCCCCAGGTCGCGCAGGCCGGCGATCTCGTGACTGCCGAGGTCGCGGCCTACCTCATGGCTCGCTCCGCCGAGGCCGTCGCGCCGACCGTGACCGCGCTGCGCAGCCACGCCGGCGCACTCGTCGAGGAGGAGCTGCGCCGCCTCGAGCGACGCACGCCCGGCCTGAGCGACGCCGAGCGGGGCGAGGTCCGCCGGGCCGTCGAGCGCGTCGTCGACAAGCTGCTCCACACCCCGACGGTGCGCGTGAAGGAACTCGCCCAGGACGGCCAGGGCGGCAGCTACGCGCGGGCGCTCAACGAGCTGTTCGACCTCGACCCCCGCGACGTCTCCCTGGTGTCCGCACCCCCGACCCTGCCCGAGGAGGACTGA
- a CDS encoding redox-sensing transcriptional repressor Rex — protein MSDAATTRRGIPEASVARLPGYLRALTALAGHGVISVSSEELANAAGVSSTMLRKDLSHLGSYGVRGVGYDVERLAAEITAALGLTREWPVAIVGMGNLGRALAAYRGFEERGFEVVALLDGDPRLLGEDVAGRPVRPMSDLPGLVAEEGLAIGVIATPSSGAQDACDRLVAAGVRSVLNFAPAVLAVPDGVVVRNVDLSTELQILAFHGQRVAAAAAATTSEVVA, from the coding sequence GTGTCCGACGCAGCGACCACCCGCCGGGGCATCCCGGAGGCCTCGGTGGCCCGGCTCCCGGGCTACCTGCGGGCACTCACCGCCCTCGCCGGTCACGGCGTGATCTCGGTGAGCTCCGAGGAGCTCGCGAACGCCGCCGGGGTGAGTTCGACGATGCTGCGCAAGGACCTGTCGCACCTCGGTTCCTACGGGGTGCGCGGGGTCGGTTACGACGTCGAGCGCCTGGCCGCCGAGATCACCGCCGCACTGGGCCTGACCCGCGAGTGGCCGGTTGCGATCGTCGGCATGGGCAACCTCGGTCGGGCGCTCGCCGCCTACCGCGGGTTCGAGGAGCGCGGGTTCGAGGTCGTCGCACTGCTCGACGGTGACCCTCGGCTGCTGGGCGAGGACGTCGCCGGGCGGCCGGTGCGCCCCATGTCCGACCTGCCGGGTCTCGTCGCGGAAGAGGGCCTCGCGATCGGCGTCATCGCCACCCCGTCGTCAGGGGCCCAGGACGCGTGTGACCGCCTCGTCGCGGCGGGGGTCCGCTCGGTGCTGAACTTCGCCCCTGCCGTGCTCGCCGTTCCCGACGGGGTGGTCGTGCGCAACGTCGACCTGTCCACGGAACTTCAGATCCTCGCCTTCCACGGTCAGCGGGTCGCCGCGGCCGCGGCCGCCACGACCTCCGAGGTGGTGGCCTGA